A stretch of the Gemmatimonadaceae bacterium genome encodes the following:
- a CDS encoding type I restriction endonuclease subunit M, producing MSVARVLEYYDRVADAPDAVGKLRRFVLDLAVRGKLVEQDDADESANSLISRIASERKRRVGADELRKSVRHPRGPGSDGTFKLPRGWSWKLPR from the coding sequence ATGAGTGTGGCGCGGGTGCTGGAGTATTACGACCGGGTGGCGGATGCGCCGGATGCGGTAGGGAAGCTGCGGCGGTTTGTGCTGGATCTGGCGGTGCGGGGGAAGCTGGTGGAGCAGGATGACGCGGACGAGTCGGCCAACAGCCTCATTTCCCGCATTGCTTCCGAAAGGAAGCGTCGCGTCGGCGCCGACGAGTTGCGTAAGAGCGTGCGACACCCTCGAGGTCCCGGGAGCGATGGCACTTTCAAACTGCCGCGCGGCTGGTCATGGAAGCTCCCTCGCTGA